The Mus musculus strain 129S1/SvImJ chromosome 12 genomic scaffold, GRCm38.p6 alternate locus group 129S1/SvImJ 129S1/SVIMJ_MMCHR12_CTG1 nucleotide sequence TACTTCTaactttcaaacaaacaaacaaacaaaacaaaacaagaagttaGAACAACTGTGAGAAACATGAGCcaagatataaagaaatattGACTCCTAGAAAGAGACCCAGAGTCACACTGGGAACCAAATACATTCACGTGGAAATGATATTTTGaacttcaaaaaaagaaaagaaaggattgagCCTGTCAGAGACACTCCTTGCTGCTCCTGACTTTTCTTGTCCAGGCACATTTATAGACATCCCTTTTGACAATATTTAACCTCAACCTCAGCTAACACATTCAGACTCAATTCCTGCCACACCCAGTGACTGTTACCTAACTCCAGTTGTCTGGGTAACCACTTAGGTTGGGAGCCTGAGGAGGTTTTTAGTCCTCTGTCAGTATTTTCTAGACCAGGCAGTGGCCACAGCAGAGGGAGTTAGCTCCACCCAGGATGTTATCTCTGACCTGGGGCATGAGGCTAGTGGAAAGACCTGTGGTCCCCAGGGTCCTCCTCTTGCTATTTGCACTCTGGCTGCTCCTCCTGGTTCCAGTCTGGTGTTCTCAAGGCCATCCCACTTGGCGTTACATCTCATCGGAGGTGGTTATTCCTCGGAAGGAGATCTACCATACCAAAGGACTTCAAGCACAAAGACTGCTCTCGTATAGCTTGCGTTTTCGGGGCCAGAGACATATCATCCACCTGCGGAGAAAGACACTCATTTGGCCCAGACACTTGTTGCTGACAACTCAAGATGACCAAGGAGCCTTACAGATGGAGTACCCCTTTTTTCCTGTAGATTGTTACTATATTGGCTACCTGGAGGGGATCCCGCAATCCATGGTCACTGTGGATACTTGTTATGGGGGCCTGTCAGGGGTCATAAAGTTGGATAACCTTACCTATGAAATCAAACCCCTCAATGATTCACAGAGCTTTGAACACCTTGTTTCTCAGATAGTATCTGAGTCTGATGACACAGGGCCTATGAATGCATGGAAGCACTGGAGCCATaatacaggttctccctcctccAGATTGGAATATGCAGATGGAGCTCCCAGACTATCTAGTAAGAATTACGCTACACATCCAGCTGCTATAAAAGGCCACTTTCAAGCAACCCATTCTGTATATAGTGCTTCTGGAGGTGACAAACTTTCATCTACTGTTGAGTATTTGTTTAAAGTCATTAGTTTAATGGACACCTATCTGACCAATCTTCATATGCGGTACTATGTCTTTCTCATGACTGTGTATACCGAGGCTGATCCATTTTCACAAGATTTTCGAGTTCCAGGAGGGCAGGCTCATACTTTCTATGAGAGAGTATTTTATGCTCATTTTAGGCCTGATGCAGGAGCTATAATTAACAAGAATTCGCCAGGAGATGATGCTGTTAATCCAGCTGAGAGGAGTATATGTTCTCCCTCAGCCCTAATTTGTCTTGGTCAACATGGTCGAAAtcctttatttttatctattataATAACCAATCGTGTTGGAAGGAGTTTAGGCCTAAAACATGATGAGGGGTACTGTATCTGCCAGAGAAGGAACACCTGCATCATGTTCAAAAATCCTCAATTAACAGATGCTTTCAGCAATTGTTCCCTTGCAGAGATAAGCAACATACTTAATACTCCTGGTCTGATGCCATGTCTTTTCTATGACCGTCATGTTTATTATAATACATCAATGACTTATAAGTTTTGTGGAAACTTCAAAGTAGATAACAATGAGCAGTGTGACTGTGGCTCCCAAAAGGCATGTTATTCAGATCCCTGCTGTGGAAATGATTGCAGGTTAACACCTGGTAGCATTTGTGATAAAGAATTATGCTGTGCAAATTGCACTTACAGTCCTTCTGGGACACTCTGCAGACCTATCCAGAACATATGTGATCTTCCAGAGTACTGTAGTGGCTCTAAGTTCATTTGCCCAGATGACACTTATCTGCAAGATGGGACACCATGCTCAGAAGAGGGTTACTGCTATAAAGGTAACTGCACTGATCGCAACATACAATGCATGGAAATCTTTGGTGTAAGTGCTAAGAATGCTAATATTAAGTGCTATGACATCAACAAACAACGGTTTCGATTTGGGCATTGTACTAGAGCAGAAGAAAGCCTCACATTCAATGCTTGTGCTGATCAGGACAAGCTGTGTGGAAGGTTGCAGTGTACCAATGTCACCAATCTTCCATATTTGCAAGAACATGTTTCATTCCATCAATCGGTTATCTCTGGGGTTACCTGCTTTGGGCTTGATGAACATCGTGGGACagaaacagcagatgctggattGGTGAGACATGGTACCCCGTGTTCAAGGGGTAAGTTCTGTGATCGAGGAGCTTGCAATGGAAGTTTATCTCGTTTGGGTTATGACTGCACCCCAGAAAAATGCAATTTCAGAGGAGTGTGTAACAATCGTCGGAATTGCCATTGCCATTTTGGTTGGAGCCCTCCAAAGTGCAAAGAAGAGGGACACAGTGGGAGCATAGACAGTGGGTCCCCTCCGGTTCAAAGGCGCATAATAAAACAGAACCTAGAGCCAGTAGTGTATTTAAGAATACTCTTTGGTCGTATTTACTTCCTCTTTGTTGCACTGCTCTTTGGCATTGCCACTCGTGTAGGAGTTACTAAGATATTTAGGTTTGAAGACTTGCAAGCTGCTTTACGTTCTTGGCAAGAACAAGCAAAGGACAGGTAAAATGAGTTAGCCCCCTGTCTCCTCTAAGATaaagagaatggaaaaaaaatctgaatgtcATTAGGGGACAAGGTAGAACTCCAGTCCACAGTTCTGGATGGCCTTTGTTTATATCATGGGACATAAGACGTGTTGGACTCGGCACCACCTGATGTTGTTGCATTgctgaaataaatctttcaaaattgcaaactggtacttttgattctatattttaaataaatcattagAAACTGCTCTACGTTTGCTCCTCGGGTAGCAGGAGACCTTGAGCCACCATTGGTTCTTAGCCTTAGGCCTCTGGTCTCCGTATTAATGGAGATTTGTCTATATCTCTTTTAAGAAGTTATTTacgatatctttttaaaatatggttcCTGAACCCTGATGCGTTCCCACCTCTTTGTCACTGTGTTTTTTGATGGTTCCCATCTCCTATAGTTTGTGATGGGATTTTCAGGATCATTCCTTAGAGGAATAGATGGAGTGAAGAAAGACTTAGGACCCAGTTGAGGAAGCGTTACAGGAACATAGAATCATCACCTCATTATTAAGCCAGAGAACTGGTATGTAGAACATCACCATTAACACAAAGCCATGGCTTACTAGATATACTACTCACAAGCTCATGGAAGCATGCTCTCCAGATTTCCACTGACAGGGCACTGCACAGAACACAGTCTTGAGAAAGGACATGGTGATTCTCGTGGAGGCAGACCCTGAGTGCACTGAACAGAGAATCTGTCATCCCTGTTACCTGAATCTGAATATGAccttctgccttgcttttgtTCCCTGActtgtctctttcttcttcttgctctcttcctcttttctctctctccttctctctctctctctctctctctctctctctctctctctctctctttctctctctcactcaatctgtctatctttctacctatctatctatctatctatctatctatctatctatctatctatctatctatctatcatctatctaatctgTGTTACATGATAGACAATTGTGTTTGAAACTAGTTTATTCTGAAGGAATTTGGGGTAAGGGCTGTTCTGTTAATATGCTCAATTAACTGTTATCCACATATTTTCTGAACTCCAATAACCTTCCCTGGGATCACTGCCTTCTTAGCTGCATCGATGTATATTAGTCAACTGAAAATGATGTACAGCCTCACTCCTTTCTCAGCTGTTCATCCTCAGGGTTTCTCTAGCATTGACAAGAGATAATTCACATCCCTCTACTGGCAGAATTTGGGACACATCATAGTTACTGTTGCCCTTGATCCTGCACTTCCTAATAATTCTTAACCGATGCAAAGAAAGTTCTGGCAACACAAAAGCTACCACTGGGTCACCAAGCAAGCAGAGAAGAGGGATTGACTTGTTTTGTGTGAATGTGGAGCTCCCAGAACATCTTGAGAGTCTGCAGTTCATCCCTCTGGAGGCCCTGAAGCCCACTAACTGGTGTTTAAACCAGATCTAAGGTTCACCTTAGCCTCTTTTATTCCTTGCATGTGTAGGTGTGCAGGGTATGTATGCAAGGCTGACTTCATCTAGCATACTGTAGCTAACAAGAGCTACAAAAGCTGTGACAGATGTGCAACGACTGAATTTTTCCCTGAGGGAGTCATGAACAACATTtattccctcctctccttttatATAAAAGTTCCAATTGATCTGGACCATCAGGCCATTTTTTGATTGACAGGGTCCTAGGTAGAAGgactaaaatgagaaaataatgaagacaggaaagtgtgtgtgtgtgtgtgtgtgtgtgtgtgtaataaaggCAGACAGAGACATGTTATTTTTTAACTAAAGGGAGGGTAATTGTCCAATGGGAAAAGTGTGTTCTGGAGTAGAACAATCATCTCTTTAGGTATTAAGACCCAGGTGAGGACCTTTTGAACCAAACACTATGTTTAAAGTGGAATGGAACAAATTCCAGGTGCAGGGTCAGCTTCTCTGTTTAAACAGCACCTGACAGTCTGGCAGTATCAACATTTTGATGTGACATCTTTCATAAGGTGATTCCTTATACAAAGGAAGTTTATTAAGAAATTTAGTGtattatataaagtttgcaagggaAAATGTGTCAATCAGCAGAAATCCATCATACATGAGACAAAATTATAATCAAGAAATGTTGCCCATAGGAAACAGAGGATATCTCTAGCACTCAGAGACTGAGCACATAGTGACCTTGGGACTGATAACTTAAACCCTTCAGTGGGGGAAGAGGTGAGTTTTTAAGATCCAAAAATCACAACTTCTTTAAAGCCCTAGCCCCAGGTCATTACTGGCCATGCTAAGCATATTCCTGGTACTAGAGAAGGAATACATTTCTTGTCTATACCTGGGGTCAGAAACCCAGGAAAAAGTTCCCCCAATGCCCAGACATTAAACTATTACTAGCTTTGTCAAGTAAGTTCCTCCTTCATACATTAGAGTCCCAGAAAAAGCCTTGGATTGGCATGTCTCCCAAAACCGAATGACCAGTCCAAGTTTGAACCCACCAAAGCTTGCAATGGGAGAACCAGTGAGCTTATTATGCTTCTTACAGAACATGAATGGAATGTATGGGCAAGAATACCAGCGATCCTACAGCAGACATGCTGGTGTGTCTGTACTAAGCATGGCCACATAGGTGTTGTCCCTGTCATTTACCCTCTCCAAGCCACTATTATAGCACTTCCTTAGACTCCTCATGCTAATTGTAATTATGGAAAAACTACACATAAATGGCTTGGAGTAGTGGTTGGAAGCTCAGGTGAGGTTCTAATAATCTTCTCCATACAGTTCTGTTAGGAGGGAAAGGTCCTTCACAAGTAGGCATAGCTGCTCTTATAAAGACAGTACCAGTGTTTCTCAGAAGATGTTCCTTACAGCAGACTGGCACTCAGGAAGGTATAAATAGGTAGGTAAATTTTGATTCATAGTGTAGAGGAAATGAGAGCATGGAGAAGACTGGGCCCAACATGTAGtttgattttctgttgctgtgataaacagcaTGCCTTTAAAGCAACTggaggaagaaagggcttatcTGGCTTACAGGTCATCATCTGTGTTTGAGGAGAGTCAAGGTAGGAAATGAAGGCAGAATTTGAAGCAGAGATAATAGAAGAATGCCACTTACCACCTTGTTacctctgacttgctcagctgGCAGTCCAGGTACATCTTACTAGGGATGTCACTGTATGTTAAACATTAGAATTGTGAGGAGAAGACCAAGTCCACAACTGTCTGAATGAAGCAGGCTTTAGTTTTGGGTGCCATTTGGCTGTATCTCTCTAAGTCAGGGTTTTAGAGAACAGCCTGAGAAGGCTTCTTAAAGTCCCTTTTATGGGAGGGAGGAAGTGCTTACAAGGGTGAGATTGCTGGCTGTTAGCTATTGTTAGAAAAAtacaatga carries:
- the Adam6a gene encoding a disintegrin and metalloprotease domain 6 (The RefSeq protein has 5 substitutions compared to this genomic sequence), producing the protein MLSLTWGMRLVERPVVPRVLLLLFALWLLLLVPVWCSQGHPTWRYISSEVVIPRKEIYHTKGLQAQRLLSYSLRFRGQRHIIHLRRKTLIWPRHLLLTTQDDQGALQMEYPFFPVDCYYIGYLEGILQSMVTVDTCYGGLSGVIKLDNLTYEIKPLNDSQSFEHLVSQIVSESDDTGPMNAWKHWSHNTGSPSSRLEYADGAPRLSSKNYATHPAAIKGHFQATHSVYSASGGDKLSSTVEYLFKVISLMDTYLTNLHMRYYVFLMTVYTEADPFSQDFRVPGGQAHTFYERVFYAHFRPDAGAIINKNSPGDDAVNPAERSICSPSALICLGQHGRNPLFLSIIITNRVGRSLGLKHDEGYCICQRRNTCIMFKNPQLTDAFSNCSLAEISNILNTPDLMPCLFYDRHVYYNTSLTYKFCGNFKVDNNEQCDCGSQKACYSDPCCGNDCRLTPGSICDKELCCANCTYSPSGTLCRPIQNICDLPEYCSGSKFICPDDTYLQDGTPCSEEGYCYKGNCTDRNIQCMEIFGVSAKNANIKCYDINKQRFRFGHCTRAEESLTFNACADQDKLCGRLQCTNVTNLPFLQEHVSFHQSVISGVTCFGLDEHRGTETADAGLVRHGTPCSRGKFCDRGACNGSLSRLGYDCTPEKCNFRGVCNNRRNCHCHFGWSPPKCKEEGHSGSIDSGSPPVQRRIIKQNLEPVVYLRILFGRIYFLFVALLFGIATRVGVTKIFRFEDLQAALRSWQEQAKDK